One genomic region from Daphnia magna isolate NIES linkage group LG10, ASM2063170v1.1, whole genome shotgun sequence encodes:
- the LOC116933033 gene encoding mucin-19 isoform X2, with protein MIRREGGGTARATTLAALVALMLLAGLTHYTVTAAPWESEPESGCYYMFQHYNEGDRIITNEPCLNCTCHDSMLMCFLKVCPFAKPIGQDCQIEKRADQCCPIITCPELPVPIMSMNMTLPATGGSSSSSSPSSSLSSSPSGGVGTAVTTTFRPPQTVVTPSGSVHLGETEGCMIDGLFYGDGAQVPSDPNKPCDLCYCIRNHTACVMQECVLQVEGCSPVLLDGVCCPVRYDCDATNLTTSGSSSTTPVPSGGQFGCTLDGQSYSDGDFVPSSNPCDYCYCMHGDIVCAVQDCAHPLEYFSTECKQVAKTNPAQCCPTYECGTVSPPGPATSSGGEGEHTTLSAVTESGAQSAVTFVPDVISSSAPDVISSSAPDATSSSATDVTAPSAPDATASSAPEESTVSASEGAVSEGSVSLESTTSASEEPASSVSEGSVSSVSEESTASVTDEGAASSVTEGPVSSATQDSTASVSEGSVSSIPEESTASVPEGPASSVTDGPSSPVTEGPSSPVTDGPVSSATQDSTASVTDEGAVSSVTDGPVSSSTQDSTESVSEGSVSFIPEGSVSSIPEESTASVPEGPASSVTDGPASSVTDGPASPVTDGPVSSATQDSTASVAEGSGSTDPQESTASSVSEEPSPSVSDGPATSAPQESTGSVSEESATPVPEEAATSTPEGTKPPVAESSTPSQVDEATQDVGSSSSSVTVAPLTVPEDIKTTPLDENDGATVAPALPIDSAPPATDAPLPSPSTQPEGESELVTDIPSSSTSASTSTSQSETEMEGSGSSTDAGSDSSESPAPTVSVSESSESATETTDETATQDAASSTGSTSGPLSSSTASSAASSPASSTASSTEETTDSSVSESESVPNASTLAPVAETDATDASTDDEVTLISSEEASVPSVTPSSESQVTDSEGSTDVQEGAVHSSTTTATAATDFIQEPPTTVSSVDSQEPTDSSVADASLPAATTPTSSDASPTEAESSTDAAAAQGSTPPSSTTPASESAIETDAPETSAETSTDSAQGIPSATDSAAVTDSVAVTDASVSAEESDKPTGRPEEAVSVTEVDPLSSTDGSTPISASSTDSAQVSPDDQSTDSQGPSSTESSSSVTGAPEAEETQAPEVTDSSDLDVMIGSTSSDSPTTIVEDHTSSPVEGGGDSSATTGAPSSHHTVPQTAASTLETEAPPALTTTTTGEDDSFTTPSSGTSAIPGEGSCLLNNVTYADGADVPVPSPCQQSCSCEASIIRCVIVECQEKPDHMPNCRPVFSPDKCCPHFECDDEQQVEPTTDQPTLTTQPEPESGSESSSSASTHAPLTGTESSSGSQVASTDRPDASSSATEEGSGAEASEIVTEESLSTSAESQETTELSGGESTTTTTSQPIDVTEAQEESAPATDGAVDASSTSTSTPDASQSQTTDVSSGQESSETSTDSTESTDSPASSTDDTATSSSAAASGSPSETSDKPEEVVATDATGVDGTESAPQVSSTADPSASVDPSGPTTPSQEIDSGSQVSVEATDAPDAGSESSPSPSPSSPESPSTESQSQSGTEGMDFEIQTQPPATASPTIELGGPLTGAPSTDDDETVASTSSPSSTSAPETTDSSAEIDGSGSESGSESESESSGEPAVTVATPQEETSTTSTSELEASPSAEPAATTESSAPSESVSVTESGAGASLTDAPSGALTTSEPTATESDGSSSSASATTSSTETPPEPTDAEDSATTQSASVSTVGSEETGAPTTESAPLAVETGSTGVPSAATESQESTAPQAAGSTESTQAPLTESESQSVATAAPESTGSTAASQGPSDGSDSGEATTPESAGSAETTHAPSSVSSTPSESESESESETEAEVVVTSSGSTTESGATEESSQAAVVSSTQQAPSTDAESEATTPSAPSTTEFAAASTGSTPSSTSESAESAATEGAAQSPSSVSSSSESAAPSATATTQDPSSATELSGSTSASESAPIGPGSEGESAPSTSAGADGTTEASASQTGATDSVELTPSESESGAASEATQAPSVGSTRPPLTVGSGSGGSTRPPSTTAPTTAPTAAPTALPTAEPVTTSHPATATATATATAETAESSTTAVTVSEIPLSASSMDSANLETSSGPTSPATPTDVEEPDIAPGACLFDGKVYVSAQQIPRDDHCDFCFCFRGDIICLQQSCPPPIPGCLEESIAGFCCPRYECPVRQVTHNVTWHSGDHRNNPSAFAALAGIPQGFNVELSDGVQDGDQVQVEGCEIKGEFYRFGELVGPASGPCLECRCGKGGMMECDPRECQPEPTLRKVMALAATRRRRHVDAEGLVWIGGKPIRH; from the exons ATGATTCGCCGAGAAGGAGGCGGAACGGCAAGAGCGACGACACTAGCGGCCCTGGTGGCATTGATGCTCCTCGCTGGACTAACTCATTACacagtcactgctg CTCCATGGGAATCGGAACCGGAATCAG GATGTTACTACATGTTCCAGCACTACAACGAAGGTGACCGTATCATCACCAACGAGCCTTGCCTCAACTGCACCTGTCACGATTCGATGCTCATGTGCTTCCTCAAGGTCTGCCCGTTCGCCAAGCCCATCGGACAAGATTGCCAGATCGAAAAACGGGCCGATCAGTGCTGCCCCATTATTACCTGCCCAGAAC TTCCGGTGCCCATTATGAGCATGAACATGACCTTGCCGGCAACCGGCGGCTCTTCATCGTCATCGTCACCGTCATCGTCACTGTCATCATCTCCTTCTGGCGGCGTTGGGACGGCCGTGACGACGACATTCCGACCTCCGCAAACGGTGGTGACGCCATCGGGCAGCGTCCACCTCGGCGAAACGGAGGGCTGCATGATCGACGGCCTGTTCTACGGCGACGGCGCCCAGGTGCCGTCGGATCCCAACAAGCCGTGCGACCTGTGCTACTGCATCCGCAACCACACGGCCTGCGTCATGCAGGAGTGCGTCCTGCAGGTGGAGGGATGCTCGCCCGTCCTGCTCGACGGCGTCTGCTGCCCCGTGCGCTACGATTGCGACGCCACCAACTTGACGACCAGCGGCAGCAGCTCGACGACGCCCGTGCCGAGCGGAGGACAGTTCGGCTGCACGCTGGACGGCCAGTCGTACAGCGACGGCGACTTCGTGCCGTCCAGCAACCCGTGCGACTACTGCTACTGCATGCACGGCGACATCGTCTGCGCCGTCCAGGATTGCGCCCACCCGCTCGAGTACTTCTCCACCGAATGCAAACAGGTGGCCAAAACTAATCCGGCGCAGTGCTGCCCGACCTACGAGTGCGGCACCGTCTCGCCACCTGGCCCCGCCACCAGTTCGGGCGGCGAAGGCGAGCACACTACCCTTTCGGCTGTAACTGAGAGTGGAGCGCAAAGTGCGGTGACATTCGTTCCGGACGTCAT TTCCTCATCGGCTCCGGACGTCATTTCCTCATCGGCTCCGGACGCAACTTCCTCATCGGCTACGGACGTAACTGCCCCATCGGCTCCGGACGCAACTGCCTCATCGGCTCCGGAAGAATCGACTGTATCCGCCTCTGAAGGAGCCGTTTCGGAAGGGTCAGTCTCGTTGGAATCGACCACATCGGCCTCTGAAGAACCAGCGTCATCCGTTTCGGAAGGATCAGTCTCATCCGTTTCGGAAGAATCCACGGCATCCGTTACAGATGAGGGAGCAGCGTCGTCTGTCACAGAGGGACCAGTTTCATCCGCTACACAAGATTCGACGGCATCCGTTTCGGAAGGATCAGTTTCCTCTATTCCGGAAGAATCGACGGCTTCCGTCCCAGAAGGACCAGCGTCGTCCGTCACAGATGGCCCATCATCGCCCGTCACAGAAGGACCATCATCGCCCGTCACAGATGGACCAGTTTCATCGGCTACGCAAGATTCGACGGCATCCGTTACAGATGAGGGAGCAGTGTCGTCTGTCACAGATGGACCAGTTTCATCCTCTACACAAGATTCGACGGAATCCGTTTCGGAAGGATCAGTTTCCTTCATTCCGGAAGGATCGGTTTCCTCAATTCCGGAAGAATCGACGGCTTCCGTCCCAGAAGGACCAGCGTCGTCCGTCACAGATGGACCAGCGTCGTCCGTCACAGATGGACCAGCGTCGCCCGTCACAGATGGACCAGTTTCATCGGCTACGCAAGATTCGACGGCATCCGTTGCAGAAGGCAGTGGATCGACGGATCCGCAAGAATCGACGGCATCTTCCGTCTCGGAAGAGCCATCCCCTTCCGTTTCAGACGGACCCGCAACGTCAGCTCCGCAAGAATCGACAGGCTCCGTTTCCGAGGAAAGTGCAACTCCCGTTCCGGAAGAAGCAGCCACATCGACGCCGGAAGGTACGAAGCCACCCGTTGCCGAGAGTTCGACTCCATCGCAAGTGGACGAAGCCACGCAAGATGTCGGCTCGTCCAGCAGCAGCGTCACCGTAGCCCCGTTGACCGTCCCGGAAGACATCAAGACGACTCCGCTCGACGAGAACGATGGCGCCACGGTCGCTCCGGCCCTACCTATCGATTCCGCTCCTCCGGCCACCGATGCGCCGTTGCCCAGCCCATCGACTCAACCGGAAGGAGAGTCTGAGTTGGTGACTGACATCCCTTCATCGTCCACGTCCGCCTCCACGTCGACTTCCCAATCTGAAACGGAAATGGAAGGCTCTGGAAGCTCGACGGATGCCGGAAGCGATTCGTCTGAAAGCCCCGCCCCGACCGTCTCCGTCTCCGAGTCGTCCGAATCGGCGACCGAAACGACTGATGAAACTGCGACGCAAGATGCCGCTAGTAGCACCGGCAGCACTTCCGGCCCGCTCTCTTCGTCCACTGCATCATCCGCTGCATCATCCCCTGCATCATCCACTGCGTCATCCACAGAGGAAACGACCGACTCTTCCGTATCGGAATCCGAATCCGTTCCGAACGCCTCGACTCTTGCCCCGGTAGCGGAAACGGACGCGACGGACGCTTCCACCGACGACGAGGTGACGCTGATCTCATCGGAAGAAGCTTCCGTCCCATCCGTCACGCCGTCGTCTGAATCTCAAGTCACTGACTCTGAAGGGTCGACCGACGTGCAAGAGGGAGCCGTTCACTCGTCGACGACTACCGCCACCGCCGCTACGGATTTCATCCAGGAACCACCGACCACAGTCTCATCGGTCGACTCGCAAGAGCCAACGGATTCGTCTGTTGCGGATGCATCGCTTCCAGCAGCCACAACGCCAACGAGCTCTGACGCTTCACCGACCGAAGCCGAGTCTTCCACCGACGCGGCAGCAGCGCAAGGCAGCACTCCACCCTCATCCACCACACCGGCGTCCGAGTCCGCAATTGAAACGGACGCACCGGAAACGAGCGCTGAAACTTCGACCGATTCCGCCCAAGGAATACCGTCAGCCACTGATTCGGCCGCCGTCACTGATTCAGTCGCCGTCACGGACGCTTCCGTCAGCGCAGAAGAAAGCGACAAACCCACCGGCCGACCGGAAGAAGCTGTGAGTGTCACGGAAGTGGATCCACTTTCGTCCACGGATGGCAGCACTCCGATCAGCGCATCTTCGACCGACAGCGCCCAAGTGTCGCCCGACGACCAATCGACCGACAGCCAAGGGCCATCCAGCACGGAATCCTCTAGCAGCGTGACAGGTGCGCCGGAAGCGGAAGAAACGCAGGCTCCAGAAGTCACCGATTCCAGCGACTTGGACGTGATGATCGGGAGCACATCGTCCGATTCACCGACCACCATCGTCGAAGACCATACTTCCTCGCCGGTGGAAGGAGGAGGGGATTCGTCGGCCACGACTGGAGCCCCGTCCAGCCACCACACGGTGCCGCAAACGGCCGCCTCGACGCTGGAAACGGAAGCGCCTCCGGCGCTGACGACGACTACGACGGGCGAGGACGACTCGTTCACGACGCCTTCGTCGGGCACGAGCGCCATCCCGGGCGAGGGCAGCTGCTTGTTGAACAACGTGACGTACGCCGACGGAGCCGACGTGCCCGTGCCCAGCCCGTGCCAGCAGTCTTGCTCGTGCGAGGCGTCCATCATCCGCTGCGTCATCGTCGAGTGCCAGGAGAAACCCGACCACATGCCCAACTGCAGGCCCGTCTTCTCGCCGGACAAGTGCTGCCCTCATTTCGAATGCGACGACGAGCAACAAGTGGAGCCGACCACCGACCAACCGACTTTGACAACCCAACCGGAACCGGAATCTGGATCTGAATCGTCGAGCAGCGCTTCGACACACGCGCCCCTCACTGGCACGGAAAGCTCGTCTGGAAGTCAAGTGGCCAGCACCGATCGACCCGACGCTTCGTCGTCTGCCACCGAGGAAGGTTCCGGCGCGGAAGCAAGTGAAATCGTGACGGAAGAGAGTCTTTCGACTTCAGCCGAATCGCAGGAGACAACAGAGTTAAGCGGAGGAGaatcgacgacgacgacgacttCGCAACCAATCGACGTCACCGAGGCCCAAGAGGAATCCGCACCGGCTACAGATGGAGCTGTTGACGCGTCCAGCACATCGACCTCTACTCCGGACGCCAGCCAATCGCAAACGACGGACGTCTCTTCCGGACAAGAATCTTCTGAAACATCGACGGACTCGACGGAATCGACGGACTCGCCGGCATCCAGCACCGATGACACCGCGACTTCCTCATCCGCCGCTGCCAGTGGATCGCCATCTGAAACGTCCGACAAACCGGAGGAAGTGGTGGCCACGGACGCCACTGGCGTCGACGGCACCGAGTCAGCGCCGCAAGTTTCGTCGACTGCCGACCCCAGCGCTTCGGTCGATCCATCGGGCCCGACGACCCCGTCGCAAGAAATCGATTCCGGCTCTCAGGTGTCGGTCGAAGCGACGGACGCACCCGACGCTGGATCGGAGTCATCGCCATCGCCATCGCCGAGCAGCCCAGAGTCGCCTTCGACGGAATCGCAATCGCAATCCGGCACGGAAGGAATGGACTTTGAGATCCAAACGCAACCGCCGGCAACGGCCAGTCCGACCATCGAATTGGGCGGCCCTTTGACCGGCGCTCCTTCAACGGACGATGACGAAACAGTGGCCAGTACCTCCAGCCCGTCGTCGACATCCGCCCCGGAAACGACCGACTCTTCCGCTGAGATCGACGGATCTGGATCTGAATCTGGATCTGAATCTGAATCTGAATCCAGCGGTGAGCCTGCGGTTACCGTTGCAACGCCGCAAGAAGAAACGAGCACAACGAGCACATCCGAACTGGAAGCATCGCCTTCGGCTGAACCGGCTGCGACGACCGAGTCTTCCGCACCTTCTGAATCCGTTTCCGTTACCGAGTCTGGAGCCGGAGCTTCGCTGACCGATGCGCCTTCGGGAGCGTTGACGACATCGGAACCGACTGCGACAGAATCTGATGGATCGTCATCGTCGGCCAGCGCAACGACCTCATCGACCGAGACGCCGCCGGAGCCAACGGATGCTGAAGACTCCGCCACGACGCAATCGGCTTCCGTCAGCACGGTCGGATCGGAGGAAACTGGTGCCCCGACCACCGAATCCGCCCCGCTCGCAGTTGAAACCGGATCGACTGGGGTCCCATCCGCCGCAACAGAATCGCAAGAGTCTACGGCACCGCAAGCCGCTGGATCGACTGAATCAACGCAGGCGCCGCTAACTGAATCTGAATCGCAATCGGTTGCAACTGCGGCCCCTGAATCGACTGGATCTACGGCCGCATCGCAAGGTCCTTCCGACGGATCGGATTCCGGAGAGGCCACGACACCCGAATCGGCCGGATCGGCCGAAACCACTCACGCCCCTTCTTCAGTCTCATCGACGCCATCTGAATCTGAATCGGAATCTGAATCGGAAACGGAGGCGGAGGTGGTCGTTACATCGAGTGGATCGACGACCGAATCTGGTGCGACGGAAGAATCTTCTCAAGCTGCCGTCGTCTCGTCCACCCAACAGGCGCCATCCACCGACGCGGAATCTGAGGCAACTACCCCATCCGCTCCATCGACAACGGAATTTGCAGCCGCATCCACCGGATCGACGCCTTCCTCGACGTCGGAATCGGCCGAATCAGCCGCCACCGAAGGCGCTGCCCAATCCCCTTCGTCCGTCTCATCCAGCAGCGAATCCGCCGCACCATCAGCGACAGCAACCACGCAAGATCCCTCATCCGCAACGGAATTGTCAGGATCGACCAGCGCTTCCGAATCCGCTCCCATTGGCCCCGGATCGGAAGGCGAATCGGCGCCGTCTACGAGCGCAGGAGCTGACGGAACGACGGAAGCTTCGGCTTCTCAGACTGGCGCCACTGACTCTGTCGAGTTGACACCGTCCGAGTCCGAGTCCGGCGCTGCGAGCGAAGCGACGCAAGCTCCAAGCGTCGGATCTACTAGGCCACCGCTGACGGTCGGATCCGGATCCGGTGGATCGACTCGACCGCCATCGACCACTGCACCGACCACTGCACCGACCGCTGCACCGACCGCCTTACCCACAGCCGAACCCGTCACCACCAGTCACCCAGCGACAGcgacagcaacagcaacagcaacagccgAAACGGCCGAGTCCAGCACCACGGCCGTCACCGTCTCCGAGATTCCGCTGAGCGCCAGCAGCATGGACTCGGCCAATTTGGAAACGTCGTCGGGCCCGACTTCGCCCGCCACGCCGACCGACGTGGAGGAACCCGACATCGCGCCCGGCGCGTGCCTCTTTGACGGCAAGGTGTACGTCTCTGCCCAGCAGATTCCGCGCGACGACCACTGCGACTTCTGCTTCTGCTTCCGCGGCGACATCATCTGCCTGCAGCAGTCGTGCCCGCCGCCCATCCCCGGCTGCCTGGAGGAGAGCATCGCCGGATTCTGTTGCCCGCGCTACGAGTGCCCCGTCCGTCAGGTGACGCACAACGTCACCTGGCACTCTGGCGATCACCGCAACAACCCGAGCGCCTTCGCCGCGCTGGCCGGCATCCCGCAAGGCTTCAACGTCGAGCTGAGCGACGGCGTCCAAGATGGCGATCAGGTCCAAGTGGAAGGATGCGAAATCAAAGGCGAATTCTACCGGTTCGGTGAACTGGTTGGACCCGCTTCCGGGCCTTGCCTCGAATGCCG ATGCGGTAAGGGTGGCATGATGGAATGCGATCCGCGGGAATGCCAACCGGAACCGACGCTGCGGAAGGTGATGGCGCTGGCGGCTACGCGTCGACGCCGACACGTTGACGCCGAAGGCCTCGTCTGGATCGGTGGCAAGCCGATCAGACATTGA